In the genome of Colletotrichum lupini chromosome 8, complete sequence, one region contains:
- a CDS encoding chaperonin 10 kDa subunit: MSASFRSIRALAPLLDRVLVQRVKAETKTASGIFLPESSVKELNEAKVLAVGPGALDRDGKRLPMGVASGDRVLIPQFGGSPVKVGEEEYHLFRDSEILAKINES, encoded by the exons ATG TCTGCCTCCTTCCGCTCCATCCGCGCCCTTGCGCCCCTTCTCGACCGCGTCCTCGTCCAGCGCGTCAAGGCTGAGACCAAGACCGCCAGCGGCATCTTCCTTCCCGAGTCCTCCGTCAAGGAGCTCAACGAGGCCAAGGTCCTCGCCGTCGGCCCCGGTGCCCTCGACAGAGACGGCAAGCGGTTGCCCATGGGTGTCGCCTCTGGTGACCGCGTCCTGATTCCCCAG TTCGGCGGCTCCCCCGTCAAGGTCGGTGAGGAGGAGTACCACCTGTTCCGTGACAGCGA GATCCTCGCCAAGATCAACGAGTCATAA
- a CDS encoding endoglucanase B: MDRWGYGPLLAADTTLPSCSSFAPSVSLVQHEVTVEQFHSLNKAEPSAYTKATKPPTTFQSFIRYLRFRLSSAGLLSAVHRNPSFSDLDVLSCTKNATSHLRIPNFQPIKMKFFTTALAMAAAANAHTLMSKLYINGESQGDATCIRMPKEGDTATSPVAGLTSDDMACGKDGQIAAAYTCAAPGNSKLTFEFRQWPDARAEGSIDPSHRGPCSVYVKKVDDMTTAAAGPNWFKIWDEGYDESTQQWCTDKLIANKGLLTVELPSGLPAGYYLVRTEILALHQAVSLHDPQYYVGCAQIHVSDGPSGALEIPSQYSVSIPGYIDGSEAGNNFNLYDNPQYPYPIPGPEPYSPVGTASASAKSTSFEGGVPSDCLIKNANWCGKAPEAYTTQTGCWAAVDACYAQGNVCFDSAPPTGAANCYVWNDNMCKGISAQCTAGNWQGPPTIEMTAKTVAAPGAIPAAVNLNLLGGSANTAAAAVASATPSKTAVAASSSAPAATPTAEYAAEDPIATSAPAATVAPVTSAAPVPASTSVAAPAAPSASAPASGALVPSTDGTCGGSTGFTCEGSTFGSCCSAAGKCGSKILQCRPSCGCQTKFGLCLEARSLTKSN; this comes from the exons ATGGACCGCTGGGGTTATGGACCGTTG CTGGCCGCTGATACCACACTCCCTTCTTGTTC TTCGTTTGCTCCTTCAGTCTCTCTCGTCCAGCACGAAGTCACTGTTGAACAGTTCCACTCCTTGAACAAGGCAGAGCCAAGCGCTTACACCAAAGCAACAAAACCACCAACTACATTTCAGTCCTTCATTCGATATCTTCGATTTCGACTTTCTTCAGCAGGCCTGCTCTCAGCTGTACACAGAAACCCATCTTTTTCGGACCTCGACGTTCTTTCTTGCACAAAAAACGCAACATCTCATCTCAGGATACCCAACTTTCAACCCATCAAAATGAAGTTCTTCACCACTGCCCTGGCCATGGCTGCCGCTGCCAACGCCCACACCCTCATGTCCAAGCTGTACATCAACGGCGAGTCCCAGGGTGATGCTACCTGCATCCGTATGCCCAAGGAGGGAGACACCGCCACCTCCCCCGTTGCCGGTCTGACTAGCGACGACATGGCTTGCG GCAAGGACGGCCAGATCGCTGCCGCTTACACCTGCGCTGCCCCCGGCAACTCCAAGCTCACCTTCGAGTTCCGCCAGTGGCCCGATGCCCGTGCCGAGGGCTCCATCGACCCTTCCCACAGGGGTCCCTGCTCCGTCTACGTCAAGAAGGTTGACGACAtgaccaccgccgccgctggcCCCAACTGGTTCAAGATCTGGGACGAGGGCTACGATGAGTCCACTCAGCAGTGGTGCACCGACAAGCTCATCGCCAACAAGGGTCTTTTGACCGTCGAGCTCCCCTCTGGCCTTCCCGCTGGTTACTACCTCGTCCGCACCGAGATCCTCGCCCTCCACCAGGCCGTCAGCCTTCACGACCCCCAGTACTACGTCGGCTGCGCCCAGATCCATGTCTCCGATGGCCCCTCCGGCGCTCTCGAGATCCCCTCCCAGTACTCCGTCAGCATCCCCGGCTACATTGACGGCTCCGAGGCCGGCAACAACTTCAACCTCTACGACAACCCGCAGTACCCCTACCCCATCCCCGGCCCCGAGCCCTACAGCCCCGTCGGCACCGCTTCCGCCAGCGCAAAGTCCACCTCCTTCGAGGGCGGCGTTCCCTCTGACTGCCTGATCAAGAACGCCAACTGGTGCGGTAAGGCTCCCGAAGCCTACACCACCCAGACCGGCTGCTGGGCCGCTGTCGACGCCTGCTACGCCCAGGGCAACGTGTGCTTCGACTCCGCTCCTCCGACCGGCGCCGCCAACTGCTACGTCTGGAACGACAACATGTGCAAGGGCATCTCTGCCCAGTGCACGGCCGGCAACTGGCAGGGCCCTCCCACCATCGAGATGACCGCCAAGACCGTCGCCGCCCCCGGCGCCATCCCCGCTGCCGTCAACCTAAACCTCCTCGGTGGCTCCGCCaacaccgccgccgctgccgtcGCCTCCGCCACCCCCTCCAAGACCGCTGTTGCCGCCTCTTCCTCTGCTCCCGCCGCTACTCCTACGGCTGAGTACGCCGCCGAGGACCCTATCGCTACCAGCGCGCCCGCTGCCACTGTCGCCCCCGTGACCTCTGCCGCCCCCGTTCCGGCTTCCACCTCCGTTGCCGCCCCGGCCGCTCCTTCCGCCTCTGCTCCCGCCTCTGGCGCCCTTGTCCCCTCCACCGACGGTACCTGTGGTGGCAGCACCGGCTTCACCTGCGAGGGCAGCACCTTCGGCTCCTGCTGCTCCGCCGCCGGCAAGTGCGGCAGCAAGATTCTGCAGTGCAGACCCTCTTGCGGTTGCCAGACCAAGTTCGGTCTCTGCCTCGAGGCCCGCAGCCTGACGAAGAGCAACTAA